From a single Nicotiana tomentosiformis chromosome 2, ASM39032v3, whole genome shotgun sequence genomic region:
- the LOC104104739 gene encoding zinc finger CCCH domain-containing protein 41-like, with amino-acid sequence MELKVSSPKPVFSTSDCNSDPEEKEISEDDDDDRNHKHRRKDTRSQSTETEALEPALRRPFRKRNKPFENGHPYQEGDSHSSDTRFGKRRGMGSFSRAPSDLYQMMRLNQSLSGHAGPGRGRGRESGAWGPCESRFSTIDVASQFVPQGPINPLLYTGRGPQNVSSGQGAPWNAFGIVPGIPNGGLDTLHTLGLQGTLRTSLNPAMSMGIPRQRCRDFEERGFCLRGDMCPLEHGVNRIIVEDVQSLSKFNLPVSLPGAHMLGPVTAQGSLPAIGPSSSLANKAFHNKSINPPVIDNGLGLTDTFGGGSVAGGADFYDPDQPLWSNDHPENSVALLDINRSKIDDAGMMLDADSSDQDQVALCDGFKLKRLNRDAGAASRSQSIQGVNRHGKQTNVDTIDPQMMDSTSEPQSSSGRNMRKPSQKALRTLFVSGIPQKDNKPEALLSHFQKFGEVIDIYIPMNGERAFVQFSKREEAEAALKAPDAVMGNRFIKLFWANRDRIMDNGASGSSNFPLAPRGGTPSTVPPHLLVPHKRKDNLQTVARKTAEHGTVAPLATSDLPKPVAQNGLKTTPPLKKKLETLELLKEEMRKKQEMLEQKRNEFRRKLDKLEKQAVGVKDEAAPDQAMNKPKGGGTVSNSGKVENSSPVEPSNTVSSPPSEATPDSSRSTENAEPNCSKSSSTVATQVAPFILNRYKLDNRPTAFKILPPLPSALANVDVLKEHFSTFGDPPSVELEDLEPQDCNNGSEVQNTSAKISFRSRCSAERAFLNGKSWQGQILQLMWVQSSNPAKDVGVGDNVTPASKQPSDANGQSNAKIGVADLPEGSVAGNHEPNNQGRKRR; translated from the exons ATGGAGCTTAAAGTTTCATCTCCAAAGCCGGTATTTTCAACTTCTGATTGCAATAGTGATCCCGAGGAGAAAGAAATTAGTGAAGACGATGACGATGATCGTAATCATAAACATCGTAGAAAGGATACACGTTCACAATCTACAGAGACAGAGGCTCTTGAACCAGCTTTAAGGAGACCATTCAGGAAACGGAACAAGCCGTTTGAAAATGGACATCCTTACCAGGAAGGAGATTCTCACTCGAGTGATACTAGGTTTGGGAAAAGACGAGGAATGGGTTCTTTTTCCAGGGCACCTTCAGATTTGTATCAGATGATGAGGCTAAATCAGTCCCTGTCTGGTCATGCTGGTCCTGGTAGGGGTCGAGGAAGAGAATCTGGTGCTTGGGGTCCGTGTGAATCTAGGTTCAGCACTATTGATGTTGCGTCTCAATTTGTTCCACAAGGCCCTATTAATCCTCTTCTTTATACTGGAAGGGGGCCGCAAAATGTTTCCAGTGGACAGGGTGCGCCTTGGAATGCGTTTGGAATAGTTCCAGGAATACCCAATGGTGGTCTTGATACACTTCATACCCTTGGTTTACAGGGAACGCTTAGAACGTCCTTGAACCCTGCCATGAGTATGGGCATTCCAAGGCAAAGGTGTAGAGACTTTGAGGAGCGTGGTTTTTGCCTAAGAGGAGATATGTGCCCTCTGGAGCATGGAGTAAATCGCATCATTGTTGAAGATGTTCAG AGCCTTTCTAAGTTTAATCTTCCTGTTTCACTTCCCGGTGCTCATATGCTGGGACCAGTTACTGCACAAGGATCTTTACCTGCAATAGGCCCCTCAAGCTCATTGGCTAATAAAGCTTTTCATAACAAAAGTATCAACCCTCCAGTGATTGACAATGGATTAGGTTTGACTGATACTTTTGGTGGTGGTTCTGTGGCTGGGGGAGCTGATTTCTATGATCCTGATCAGCCTTTATGGTCAAATGATCATCCTGAAAATTCAGTAGCACTCTTGGATATAAATCGGTCTAAAATTGATGATGCGGGGATGATGTTGGATGCAGACTCCTCTGATCAGGATCAGGTTGCGCTTTGTGATGGCTTTAAACTTAAGCGTCTAAATAGAGATGCTGGTGCAGCTTCACGATCTCAAAGCATTCAGGGTGTAAACCGTCATGGTAAGCAAACAAATGTAGATACCATAGACCCGCAAATGATGGACTCAACTTCAGAGCCCCAAAGTAGTTCTGGACGCAATATGCGAAAACCATCTCAAAAGGCACTCCGTACTTTATTTGTAAGTGGGATTCCACAGAAAGACAACAAACCAGAAGCTCTTCTTTCACATTTTCAAAAATTCGGGGAGGTTATCGACATTTACATCCCGATGAATGGTGAACGAGCTTTTGTTCAATTTTCTAAGAGGGAAGAAGCTGAGGCTGCTTTAAAAGCACCAGATGCTGTGATGGGCAACCGCTTTATAAAGCTTTTCTGGGCAAACAGGGATCGCATTATGGATAATGGAGCaagtggtagtagtaattttccATTAGCTCCCCGCGGTGGGACACCCAGTACGGTTCCACCCCATCTATTGGTTCCTCATAAAAGGAAAGACAATCTGCAGACTGTAGCCCGAAAAACTGCTGAACATGGTACTGTTGCTCCGTTAGCAACCTCTGATCTGCCCAAGCCCGTGGCTCAGAATGGTCTCAAAACTACACCACCTTTGAAGAAAAAACTGGAAACTTTAGAACTTCTGAAGGAAGAAATGCGCAAGAAGCAGGAGATGCTTGAGCAAAAGCGTAATGAGTTCCGACGCAAGTTGGATAAACTTGAGAAGCAA GCTGTGGGTGTGAAAGATGAAGCAGCGCCAGATCAGGCTATGAACAAACCAAAGGGAGGAGGAACAGTTTCCAACTCCGGTAAAGTGGAAAATTCAAGCCCCGTAGAACCTAGTAACACTGTGTCATCACCACCATCTGAAGCAACACCAGATAGTAGCAGATCTACAGAGAATGCCGAACCCAATTGTTCAAAATCATCTTCGACTGTTGCAACGCAGGTCGCACCTTTTATCTTAAATAGATACAAACTAGATAACCGGCCCACCGCATTCAAGATACTTCCGCCTCTACCAAGTGCTCTGGCAAAC GTTGACGTCCTGAAGGAGCACTTTTCTACTTTTGGTGATCCTCCTTCTGTTGAGCTGGAAGATTTGGAACCTCAAGATTGTAATAATGGCTCAGAGGTGCAAAATACATCTGCTAAGATATCTTTCCGATCACGTTGTTCTGCTGAAAGAGCATTTCTGAATGGTAAATCCTGGCAAGGCCAAATTCTGCAGCTTATGTGGGTGCAATCCAGTAATCCTGCAAAGGATGTTGGTGTTGGAGATAATGTCACTCCAGCTTCAAAGCAGCCTTCAGATGCTAATGGGCAATCCAATGCAAAAATTGGTGTGGCCGATCTACCGGAAGGAAGTGTGGCAGGGAACCATGAACCTAACAATCAAGGAAGAAAGAGAAGATGA
- the LOC104105871 gene encoding zinc finger CCCH domain-containing protein 41, whose translation MELKVSSPKPVFSTSDCNSDPEEKEISEDDDDDRNHKHRRKDTRSQSTETEALEPALRRPFRKRNKPFENGHLYQEGDSHSSDTRFEKRRGMGSFSRTPSDSYQMMRLNQSLSGHAGPGRVRGRESGAWGPCESRFCTIDVASQFVPQGPINPLLYTGMGPQNVSSGQGAPWNAFGIVPGIPNGGLDTLHTLGLQGTLRTSLNPAMSMGIPRQRCRDFEERGFCLRGDMCPLEHGVNRIVVEDVQSLSKFNLPVSLPGAHMLGPVTAQGSLPAIGPSSSLANKALHNKSINPPVIDNGLGLTDTFGGGSVAGGADFYDPDQPLWSNDHPENSAALLDVNRSKIDDAGTMLDADSSDQDQVALCDGFKLKRLNRDAGAASGSQSIQGVNRHGKQTNVDTIDPQMMESSSEPQSSSGRNMRKPSQKALRTLFVSGIPQKDNKPEALLSHFQKFGEVIDIYIPMNGERAFVQFSKREEAEAALKAPDAVMGNRFIKLFWANRDRIMDNGASGSSNFPLAPRGGTRSTVPPHLLVPHKRKDNLQTVARKTAEHGTVAPLATSDLPKPVAQNGLKTTPPLKKKLETLELLKEEMRKKQEMLEQKRNEFRRKLDKLEKQAVGVKDEAAPDQAMNKPKGGGTVSNSGKVENSIPVEPSNTVSSPPSEATPDSSRSTENAEPNCSKSSSTVATHDASNLKQSIRPLAPVGAPFILNRYKLDNRPTAFKLLPPLPSALANVDVLKEHFSTFGDPPSVELEDLEPQDCNNGTEVQNTSAKISFRSRRSAERAFQNGKSWQGQILQLMWVLSSNPAKDVGVGENVTPASKQPSDANGQSNAKIGVAGLPEGSVAGNHEPDNQGRREDE comes from the exons ATGGAGCTTAAAGTTTCATCTCCAAAGCCGGTATTTTCAACTTCTGATTGCAATAGTGATCCCGAGGAGAAAGAAATTAGTGAAGACGATGACGATGATCGTAATCATAAACATCGTAGAAAGGATACACGTTCACAATCTACAGAGACAGAGGCTCTTGAACCAGCTTTAAGGAGACCATTCAGGAAACGGAACAAGCCGTTTGAAAATGGACATCTTTACCAGGAAGGGGATTCTCACTCAAGTGATACTAGGTTTGAGAAAAGACGAGGAATGGGTTCTTTTTCCAGGACACCTTCAGATTCATATCAGATGATGAGGCTAAATCAGTCCCTGTCTGGTCATGCTGGTCCTGGTAGGGTTCGAGGAAGAGAATCTGGTGCTTGGGGTCCGTGTGAATCTAGGTTCTGCACTATTGATGTTGCGTCTCAATTTGTTCCACAAGGCCCTATTAATCCTCTTCTTTATACTGGAATGGGGCCGCAAAATGTTTCCAGTGGACAGGGTGCGCCTTGGAATGCGTTTGGAATAGTTCCAGGAATTCCCAATGGTGGTCTTGATACACTTCATACCCTTGGTTTACAGGGAACGCTTAGAACGTCCTTGAACCCTGCCATGAGTATGGGCATTCCAAGGCAAAGGTGTAGAGACTTTGAGGAGCGTGGTTTTTGCCTAAGAGGAGATATGTGCCCTCTGGAGCATGGAGTAAATCGCATCGTTGTTGAAGATGTTCAG AGCCTTTCTAAGTTTAATCTTCCTGTTTCACTTCCCGGTGCTCATATGCTGGGACCAGTTACTGCACAAGGATCTTTACCTGCAATAGGCCCCTCAAGCTCATTGGCTAATAAAGCTTTACATAACAAAAGTATCAACCCTCCAGTGATTGACAATGGATTAGGTTTGACTGATACTTTTGGTGGTGGTTCTGTGGCTGGGGGAGCTGATTTCTATGATCCTGATCAGCCTTTATGGTCAAATGATCATCCTGAAAATTCAGCAGCACTCTTGGATGTAAATCGGTCTAAAATTGATGATGCGGGGACGATGCTGGATGCAGACTCCTCTGATCAGGATCAGGTTGCGCTTTGTGATGGCTTTAAACTTAAGCGTCTAAATAGAGATGCTGGAGCAGCTTCAGGATCTCAAAGCATTCAGGGTGTAAACCGTCATGGTAAGCAAACAAATGTAGATACCATAGACCCGCAAATGATGGAATCATCTTCAGAGCCCCAAAGTAGTTCTGGACGCAATATGCGAAAACCATCTCAAAAGGCACTCCGTACTCTATTTGTAAGTGGGATTCCACAGAAAGACAACAAACCAGAAGCTCTTCTTTCACATTTTCAAAAATTCGGGGAGGTTATCGACATTTACATCCCGATGAATGGTGAACGAGCTTTTGTTCAATTTTCTAAGAGGGAAGAAGCTGAGGCTGCTTTAAAAGCACCAGATGCTGTGATGGGCAACCGCTTTATAAAGCTTTTCTGGGCAAACAGGGATCGCATTATGGATAATGGAGCaagtggtagtagtaattttccATTAGCCCCCCGCGGTGGGACACGCAGTACGGTTCCACCCCATCTATTGGTTCCTCATAAAAGGAAAGACAATCTGCAGACTGTAGCCCGAAAAACTGCTGAACATGGTACTGTTGCTCCGTTAGCCACCTCTGATCTGCCCAAGCCCGTGGCTCAGAATGGTCTCAAAACTACACCACCTTTGAAGAAAAAACTGGAAACTTTAGAACTTCTGAAGGAAGAAATGCGCAAGAAGCAGGAGATGCTTGAGCAAAAGCGTAATGAGTTCCGACGCAAGTTGGATAAACTTGAGAAGCAA GCTGTGGGTGTGAAAGATGAAGCAGCGCCAGATCAGGCTATGAACAAACCAAAGGGAGGAGGAACAGTTTCCAACTCTGGTAAAGTGGAAAATTCAATCCCCGTAGAACCTAGTAACACTGTGTCATCACCACCATCTGAAGCAACACCAGATAGTAGCAGATCTACAGAGAATGCCGAACCCAATTGTTCAAAATCATCTTCGACTGTTGCAACGCATGACGCTTCAAACTTGAAGCAGTCAATTCGTCCATTGGCACCGGTGGGCGCACCTTTTATCTTAAATAGATACAAACTAGATAACCGCCCCACCGCATTCAAGCTCCTTCCACCTCTACCAAGTGCTCTGGCAAAC GTTGACGTCCTGAAGGAGCACTTTTCTACTTTTGGTGATCCTCCTTCTGTTGAGCTGGAAGATTTGGAACCTCAAGATTGTAATAATGGCACAGAGGTGCAAAATACATCTGCTAAGATATCTTTCCGATCACGTCGTTCTGCTGAAAGAGCATTTCAGAATGGTAAATCCTGGCAAGGCCAAATTCTGCAGCTTATGTGGGTGCTATCCAGTAATCCTGCAAAGGATGTTGGTGTTGGAGAAAATGTCACTCCAGCTTCAAAGCAGCCTTCAGATGCTAATGGGCAATCCAATGCAAAAATTGGTGTGGCAGGTCTACCGGAAGGAAGTGTGGCAGGGAACCATGAACCTGACAATCAAGGAAGAAGAGAAGATGAATGA